AATATCGTGAAGCCATTAGCTTTTAATATATAATTATAAGATATTTGCCTTCTTTAAAAATTATTCACTCCATGAGAAAAATTTCAACTCTACTTCTTGCCTTGTTAATAATGGCTTGCAGTAACGAAAAAAACAACTTAATTGTAAAAGGTAGCATCAAAGACCTAAAAAAAGGAGTTGTTTACCTTAAAAAGGTAAAAGACACCAGCTTGGTTACTTTAGACTCTGTAGCTATAAACGGTAACTCTGTATTTGAATTACACAGTCCCATTGAAAGTCCACAAGTTTTCTTTTTATATCTGGATAAAAACAGTGCCATTGAAGACAGAATAGTATTTTTTGCAGATAAAGGTACTACTGAAATAAACACGACATTAAAAAACTTTGTTTTTGACGCTAAAATTAAAGGATCGAAACAACAAAAGGTTTTTGAAGAATATAACAAGACCATAACCCAAATAAACAATAGAAACCTTGACTTGATAAAAGAAAGTTTTGAAGCTGAAAAAGCGGGCGACACGGCCAAAATCGATTCGCTAAAAAAAGAAGCCAACAGCATTTTAAAACGCAAATACCTTTACACCGTTAATTTTGCCATTAACAACAAAGATAGCGAGGTAGCCCCCTATTTGGCACTTAGTGAAATCTACAATGCGAAATTAAGTTTAT
This genomic stretch from Flavobacteriaceae bacterium GSB9 harbors:
- a CDS encoding DUF4369 domain-containing protein, with product MRKISTLLLALLIMACSNEKNNLIVKGSIKDLKKGVVYLKKVKDTSLVTLDSVAINGNSVFELHSPIESPQVFFLYLDKNSAIEDRIVFFADKGTTEINTTLKNFVFDAKIKGSKQQKVFEEYNKTITQINNRNLDLIKESFEAEKAGDTAKIDSLKKEANSILKRKYLYTVNFAINNKDSEVAPYLALSEIYNAKLSLLDTINNSLTPKVKASKYGKELDAFIKQIKEEEESTK